The genomic window ttttataataaggaacaaaaataattttcgttATTTCGTGTAATTAGGATACaggttatatgtattaaggTACTTAAGAGAATACTTTTCAAAAGGTTGGAATTCTACCCGTTAtctatttcaaatatattttaatttacatatgtGCAATATGCAGATATAAAAGATGATTTAAAGATGAAAAGGAACTAGAAAGAAAGCAGGAAAGCTGTAAAGGGAAGCAGGAGAGGAGAGGCCCTAGAAAAGATGCATAGAAGATATACAAGCCAAATCAACAGCTAATGGAAAAAGAAAGCCATTGATAGAGatatttggaaaaagctggaggggGCCTTTatccgtgaaggggttccgatcaatGATACTAAAGGAAGATAACGAGTAACAAGAAGAACATACATCAAATTTTACGTATTAAATAGGGAAAAATAAACTTACCGAAGAATTGACATCAGCGGGCTCCGGTGATTTTGTAGTTGTATCTGCGTAATTGCCCTGAGTGGAGACGCACCGCGACCCATAAATTCTAGGACTGGCCGCTTCAGAAGCACCCAAAGGACTGTGCGTCGTCGTATCTGGAGGACTACTCCCCGTCACAGCTTGATTACTGGGAGACTTCCCACCTCTTTGCTGGTTCAGCAACGTCTGCGTGGACACCGAGTGCCGGACGGAAAATTCCTCTTGCCCCATCTGCGGACTGAACTCATTCAGAAACTTGTAGCCCTCGGAATTCACTTTATCCTCTTGAGGGATTTGAGCAGACTGCGGCCGCTCCTTTTGATCCTCTAAAGTTTCTGTTTGAATAAACCTCTTCTGTGCTTTGTTCATAGCATCCATGAAACGTGATGAGTTCCCTTGTAAGTTCGTGGATTGGGAGTTGTGAGAGTTGGAAACGAGGGTTGTTTGTTGTTGCACTATTGTCGTGTTTTGTTGAACGAATGTGGAGTTACTTCTGTTGGATGCCGGTATGGTGACCTGCTTGGGAGATAAGGGGACCATCAAGGTTTGCCCTATTTGATTGGTCTGTATAAACTCCTGGGCTTGAACGTTGCCAGATCTAACTTGATTCTGGTTAAAGGTGACGTTTGTCGGGCTTAAGTTTGCTAGTAATGGGCTTAGCTGGCCGTTGAAGTTTGGACTGTTGACCATCACCTGACTGTTAGGGGACAGGAATTGTGCTCCGGGGCTGTGTTGAGATTGGATGATCTTGCCTTGTTGATTTTGACGTATGACGACGCCGCTGTTAGTTCCTGTGGTAAATACGCCCTGGTTTTGTACTGGCGTAAGAACATTTTGGCCGTTAACAGTTTGTAACTGTAATTGCATTGGCATTCCAGAGGAATTATCCTGGATAATTGTCGTGCCATCGGCCGTCATAACCATTCCCCCGAGATTGGGTACTATGAACTGCTGGAACGTTGGgaagtttgacatcacgttgCTAGCGTTATTTATCAAATTGACGGgttgcaataaattgatttgTTGTGATGGCGATGTATTTGTGATGAATTGTTGTGATCCTAAATTATTAGAGTTGCCTTGTCCGTTCATGACGATATGTGCGGGAGTACCAGACTTCCCGGGGACAATTGTGAGCGCTTGAAGCATCGGGGTTGGTGAAATATTGTTTGTCGGGGACAGCTGAAAGCCTCGAGGAGAAAACTGTGGACTAGTATTATGCTGAGGCGACGAGTGGAGCATGATGTTATTGGGATTCTGCTGTGGAGCCGTTATTTGCAAGACGTTAGTTATATTTGCAGTTtgatttttcttcttcttactTCTCTTTTTAATACTTTCCGGCGAGAGCATTGCGACACCCTGCACGAAACTCTGTCCGTTTTTAACTTCAATCTGCCGAGATGTTTCGCAAGATTGGCCAGACACTAGACCTCCAGTCACGATTTGTGGAAGCACGGTGTTTTGTTGTACAACTTGGCCATCAACAGCCATCATGGGAGGTTGAATCATAAAAGGCGTAGGCAAGGTATTGACTACAACTGTCGGTTGATTCACCATCGACTGCCCGGCTGGAACCATTTGGCTCACCGAAGAGGTTACATTTGTCACAGCATTGGACATTTGCGATACCGCCGAAGTATTTTTAGGTGGCGGGGGTGGCATGTGGTTGCTGCTGACTATTATCTGGCCGGTAGATGAGATCACAATCTGACCTGGAGTGGCTCTCTTACCCATGGTCAGTGATATACTTTGAGAATTACTTGTTTCCGGTTTAGCAGGAAGACTGCTTATCACATTTTGAACCATTTCCAATGGAGACTTTGAGATCATATTTTGTGCTGTAGTACCAGCGATATGTAGAGGATAACTCGTCGGTAGATTGACAGAATTTATAAATGGATCCGGTTGATTGTTTGGTATCGCATATGTAGTCGCCAAATTGACGCTTGGAGGTGGCGGAGGTCTGATGAAATTAGCATGTGAAGCATTTATAGAGGTCGTTGCCGTGTTGGCTTTTCCAGCCAAAACCGAAGTAATCGTATCTCTAAGCACAGAGAAACTTGCCATGGTAGTGACAAACGTCTGTATATAATTCGTTTGTATCAACGAATACGGTGGCCCTCCGCCTAAATGAGGGGGAGGACAATAACCCGGCATAGCATTTTCATACCTCCTTCTGGGTTCGAGTCTAAACGACTCCTGTCTTAGGCCAGGTTTCACGCCGACCATTGATATGTTATCTACTTCCATAAGGTTCTTATTTACATTGTGATTTGATATAAAGTGCATCATTTGAGTTCCGGTTATCGATTGAGGGTTGGGAGGCCCTGACGAATTGTAAGGGTAGCCTTGACTACTAGGCGTTGAGGGGTTACTGCTGAAGTTATCACGGCAAGAACCAGAGTTAGAATATGCTGGGCTGGGCATAGGGAATGTACAATTCTGCTGTTGAGAGCCATTGCTGCCGCCACTGTGCGGTGTGTCAGTACTTCGCGAACTATTAGATAACGTCGGCGAAGGCTCTGGAGGCTGCAGAGTCTCTGTCGGTGACACGTTACTGGTGCTGACTACGCCCGCCTGAATTGGCCCACAATTTTCATTCGACAAGGTATTTCTTTCGAGAAACGTCGACGATGTGACAGGACTCTCGTCGAAACCGTGTTTTGGACTAGCCGTGTCGAGATCCTGGTAAATATTATGCTTGAATTTATGTCTCATGTGAGTTTCTCCTTCGCAATTATTACCTTTGAATGTTACATTGCAGCCTTTGCAACATTGTGACATCATATTTTCGGAAGCCTTTTCAGGCACAATGCTGCTATCCGGCGTATGAGGCGACGGAGATGAATTTGGTACCATATTATTTCTGAACACATTGATTGGTTCATACTGTTTAGTCATTGGTTTTCCCTTTTCGGTCTGATTTTGTGAATTGTAACTCGTGGAGGCTTCGTACGGATGGCCTTCATACGCCGAATTGACTCCGACTTGACGAGATATGGTGTTGTTTAAAAGAACAGTTTGTTGTGCCAAGTACCCGCTTGGATCATCCATAAATGATGGAACATTACTGCTCATAATATCGTCACACGTTTTCTTTTGCTCTTGCAGATATTTCATTCCATTGTTTCCGAAGACAATTTGCTTGTTTtctatttgattatttttctttttaggtGTTTTATTCACCTTCCCTTTCTTCTTGTTAAGATCTACGTTGGGCCATTGCTGACTCATCATGTTATAATGCTGCGGTAATGGCGGTACTCTGGGGCACATCACTTGGTTCACACTATGTTCGTTGTTAGGGAAATTATTTGTTTGGGGGGTTTCTTCTGGATTTGTGTTAACATCATAATCCAAACTATCTATTTTCTGTAACTTTGGGCTCGGGCTTGTTAATGAGTTAGGGGTACTACTGTCAGTTCTTTTAACCTGCCAAGGCGGAGTTTTTGCTGAATTTGTTTTAACAACAGCGCCATTCTGTATAACCAATTGGTTTTGTGGTACAAACTGATTTTGCATTACttgattattcttatttatattctcCGTCATTTGCGTTTTGTACCCTTTCATGACCTCTATCTGCTTTTGATTTCTTTGAATGAAAATTTGTTGCtgttcatttattttctgcataaCCTCTGGCGTCAGAGGTTGATTTAATCCgcaaaatatttgagactCTTCTTTCGTCTGTTTTATTTGCAATTCCTTGTCATCTTCTTTTCTATCCTGTTCTATGACATTCTGAGGGATGATACTCATAGAATTTTTGACGTTAGGTGTTTTATTGTAGCTTGTATTAACACCTATTATCTGTCCATTAGTTCCCAATACTGGCAGACCAACGTTTAAAGCGTTATTGACAGTGGATGGCATAGCCTGATTTGATTTCTGGttcatttcaatattttctggGTGCTGAGTTATCCAACCACTACTAACAGTCAAATAGTGTGAACTTCTCTGAACGTGCGTTTCTTGTTTCACTTCTTCTGGGATAACATTAAGCATATTTTGTTGTGGGAAGGGTAAACACGGCTGATTCGCAGGCCGTTGAACTATAGATCCAGGAGACGCTGTCCTTTTCTGATCTTCAAAagtctgaaaaataaaaagaaccCGTGAGCAATATATCAAGTAAATTGCCCTATAAATATGATTCACAAAAGCGATTCGATAACGGTATTCATAGTTGATATGtgtgataaaaataaagaatcgccGCAGGCACCGCTATTGGCAACGTCTCAACTCTTATCACGGCTATGAATATGTAATGTCAAGTACCTTGAACTCATTGAGGGGTCTCTCCCTTTGCACCATCATTTGAGACACGCTCATATTTGGCGCAAAACCCGTCCTTTtcttcattttctttttagcCGAATCCACACCTGAAATGATACATTAACTAATTACAATCTTTCTTCTCATTTTCCTACTttcatttactaataataataatcagtgacgctacaaccttttaggtctgggcctccgattttgaatctgtttcatgataattttgcAACCCAATAGACATGTAggttatcagcctcctgtgcctgacatacgccgtcgactttttgggtctaagacatgtcggtttcctcacgatgttttccgtcaccgttcgagcaaatgttaaatgcgcacatagaaagaaagtccattggtgcacagccggggatcgaacctacgacctccgggatgagagtcgcacgctgaagccactaagtcaacactgctctactTTCATATAAAACACGATATTATGTTCGAACCAATAATCCGACATCACTTGACCCAGATGTGAGGGGAAGTGAAAGATCCATTTAGTAGAAAGCAGGTTACCTAACAATGAACCTAACGTTAGGGCGCATACACAACACCTCGCATTAAGTGTAAACCGCGTTGTAAACGTTACAAATGACTCTTCATATTTTCTAAAGAGCCTGGGAACGACCGCAATGCTCATTTCGCAGTGAGATCTTAAGACGCAATTGTTAAGGCAGGATATAATCATTAGGAATTCTGCAggtgatttaaaataataacacgtTTGAATTGGAATACAAATTCACAGCGAAATGAGTATTGTTAaatatgattatatatttttccataTAATTTTACTGTTCGTGTGTATGTCaatgaactcctcttaaacgatTGAATGATTTGTTTGTACGCGTTTGGGTGgtgccctggatggtttagattcactaATCAGTCCGTCAGATGGCGCTGTAGTCGGTATCtaggttatttatctatacaacaaataaacagctggtatatatataaatcttctgtgcgtgtgttcgtaattaaactcctaaacggctggacaTATTATGGTGTGTTCAAGTAGAGTCGTACAGGATAACGTCTGTCGGATCCGCTACTGTAGTAAAGAAATGCTTACAAAAATGTACAGTATTCAAATATAGGTATGCATAAAACTTTTCGTTTAGATTTTGTAAGCTTCTATATGTCGTCATAGTAAAAGGATAAATCGTTTACGATATTATCTACATAAGCAAAAACAATTAGTGGTATGTGTGGTTTAGggattttgtgtttatttgtttatgttgAGTTTACCCTGTAAATAAACTCGGCATAAACCTTGGGGCTGACTGATGCAGACAGGAATGTTTGCTTCAAGCGCAAATGGGCTTGGCGTTCAACgatatttaacatacataataagaaatatacgTTACAATAACTAAGGAATAGACACCGTTTAAAACCACTCCTACAATGTTACTTATCTCCTGGTAGGACTCAGTGTAACCACATGCTCTGTTATTATCTCCTGGTACTCTACATTTGGCtcttctataatattttctacTATAATAACTGCCTTATGGATAATCTGAGATTTATAGACTTCATTTTACCGAATCTTTAACACTTCTACTTAGCTCCTGGTAGCACTTAGCGTAACCTCTTCCATCGGAGCTCTGAAACTTATATCTCCTGGTACTTCTGACGCTTCTAAAATCTTTCTTACTACAAAAACTGCTTCATTCGCCGCATTCAAGAGGCAGATAGTTAATTTAACTaaagcttaaaaatataacataataatataaaatatatttctatatcaCTAACACGCGATAAAtagatattgttttttagCCGTAAAGTCGTTTCTCGTCgtgtaaataatgtatgaaaCATAAGCTGAAGTACTAGGACTGtataaatgtaaagaaatataaattcacATCTATGAACCATAGCCTCTAGAATAACAAAGTGCTAGGTGCTAAGATGTCAGTACGGACGTACCCTTAGGGAAAGGTCGCGAGGCTACCGACCGGATGACTTTGCGCCGATCTCTAGACGACTCTAATCTCAAACAATGCAAAGACATTCTCTATTATTTTCTACATTTCAACCATTTACAGCTTTgctttagatttaaaaatagactttctttTAACGTCTCTCAATACTGATTcaaagataattaattaaaagcttttaaaattcaaattacactccattatattatttttataataaactaaacatAAGATAAATGGAACGGTGCAATTCAATTTaatctattaattaaatagtgaTTAGCATTAGCTTTTAGTTAAGCTTAAGCTAATTCGCTTAATAACCTTGTTAATTCTTAATCAACGACTTTAAGTAcgattatcatttaataatcaacacaaaacaatatttaaataatacgcTCATAGTaatgtgaaataaattaaccAGGGCACCATAATACAGCAACGAATAAACGTccattatatgaataaaataagctAAACGGTAACATTAGCATATTTCCCTTTTCCATTACAAGTATAAAAAcatgattttttattcatgAAGGTCGGTTATCATCCTCGACCAAACAATAGAGTTATTCATTCTTTGACGAGTTTATTTCaagaattcaaattaaaatgataaaatctATTACAACGTTTTCTTTCATCTCGGGGCCTTTGAGTGGATTGTTTCCAAATTATTTCAGTGTAagcaaatattgttttaacttt from Pieris napi chromosome 3, ilPieNapi1.2, whole genome shotgun sequence includes these protein-coding regions:
- the LOC125063741 gene encoding uncharacterized protein LOC125063741 isoform X1; amino-acid sequence: MSGKPASVAAARAGVAGAPRVLLYVAEPRQLEAAAASPDTPPQRLDALYENLPAKTVYNDRNFYKPYSEPDKFVDSQTTFIKEQRSEERPSVKRTTWDSEYLQLDSGEFQRCGTEMPISVPSDSVQNSERDLGKYVNYHLLEQSVTHQSIVNQSINILNRSISDNEGSPQLVRTAEGVVLAVLPSVQESERTTQSEIPQSITVPLGWRRIVNGLSVLYVSPSGTALSTLAQLREYLQTAGTCKCGLPCPLRPETAFSFDPKVVSKPYQAASGAELTKLCNHKRKLLATLQARAQSPATPPPQTEQKKGVDSAKKKMKKRTGFAPNMSVSQMMVQRERPLNEFKTFEDQKRTASPGSIVQRPANQPCLPFPQQNMLNVIPEEVKQETHVQRSSHYLTVSSGWITQHPENIEMNQKSNQAMPSTVNNALNVGLPVLGTNGQIIGVNTSYNKTPNVKNSMSIIPQNVIEQDRKEDDKELQIKQTKEESQIFCGLNQPLTPEVMQKINEQQQIFIQRNQKQIEVMKGYKTQMTENINKNNQVMQNQFVPQNQLVIQNGAVVKTNSAKTPPWQVKRTDSSTPNSLTSPSPKLQKIDSLDYDVNTNPEETPQTNNFPNNEHSVNQVMCPRVPPLPQHYNMMSQQWPNVDLNKKKGKVNKTPKKKNNQIENKQIVFGNNGMKYLQEQKKTCDDIMSSNVPSFMDDPSGYLAQQTVLLNNTISRQVGVNSAYEGHPYEASTSYNSQNQTEKGKPMTKQYEPINVFRNNMVPNSSPSPHTPDSSIVPEKASENMMSQCCKGCNVTFKGNNCEGETHMRHKFKHNIYQDLDTASPKHGFDESPVTSSTFLERNTLSNENCGPIQAGVVSTSNVSPTETLQPPEPSPTLSNSSRSTDTPHSGGSNGSQQQNCTFPMPSPAYSNSGSCRDNFSSNPSTPSSQGYPYNSSGPPNPQSITGTQMMHFISNHNVNKNLMEVDNISMVGVKPGLRQESFRLEPRRRYENAMPGYCPPPHLGGGPPYSLIQTNYIQTFVTTMASFSVLRDTITSVLAGKANTATTSINASHANFIRPPPPPSVNLATTYAIPNNQPDPFINSVNLPTSYPLHIAGTTAQNMISKSPLEMVQNVISSLPAKPETSNSQSISLTMGKRATPGQIVISSTGQIIVSSNHMPPPPPKNTSAVSQMSNAVTNVTSSVSQMVPAGQSMVNQPTVVVNTLPTPFMIQPPMMAVDGQVVQQNTVLPQIVTGGLVSGQSCETSRQIEVKNGQSFVQGVAMLSPESIKKRSKKKKNQTANITNVLQITAPQQNPNNIMLHSSPQHNTSPQFSPRGFQLSPTNNISPTPMLQALTIVPGKSGTPAHIVMNGQGNSNNLGSQQFITNTSPSQQINLLQPVNLINNASNVMSNFPTFQQFIVPNLGGMVMTADGTTIIQDNSSGMPMQLQLQTVNGQNVLTPVQNQGVFTTGTNSGVVIRQNQQGKIIQSQHSPGAQFLSPNSQVMVNSPNFNGQLSPLLANLSPTNVTFNQNQVRSGNVQAQEFIQTNQIGQTLMVPLSPKQVTIPASNRSNSTFVQQNTTIVQQQTTLVSNSHNSQSTNLQGNSSRFMDAMNKAQKRFIQTETLEDQKERPQSAQIPQEDKVNSEGYKFLNEFSPQMGQEEFSVRHSVSTQTLLNQQRGGKSPSNQAVTGSSPPDTTTHSPLGASEAASPRIYGSRCVSTQGNYADTTTKSPEPADVNSSGMVQCVSSSEQDMAESQERAWTVPRTEQPHDTDASNLLSNMQLMRPNRVESTEMPYLGPAQHQLLPMGSNIYDRPPCYKRKNEFNSYRNEKIMRTTYMKDLEYDMQEKSHYQGTSSGKYDRMGPGHDAKSESKFQVGDLVWGPVKGYVSWPGKLMGRCDDGKWNVRWFGGDKPPSNVEDGRLLTLTEGLEAHHAARTKHRKSRKLNTLLENAIQEAMSELDKKSDGTNESVDSERGDAFAEEEITETPRKKKDKRKDKCKKNMKVDTRLRNSR
- the LOC125063741 gene encoding uncharacterized protein LOC125063741 isoform X2, whose product is MSGKPASVAAARAGVAGAPRVLLYVAEPRQLEAAAASPDTPPQRLDALYENLPAKTVYNDRNFYKPYSEPDKFVDSQTTFIKEQRSEERPSVKRTTWDSEYLQLDSGEFQRCGTEMPISVPSDSVQNSERDLGKYVNYHLLEQSVTHQSIVNQSINILNRSISDNEGSPQLVRTAEGVVLAVLPSVQESERTTQSEIPQSITVPLGWRRIVNGLSVLYVSPSGTALSTLAQLREYLQTAGTCKCGLPCPLRPETAFSFDPKVVSKPYQAASGAELTKLCNHKRKLLATLQARAQSPATPPPQTEQKKGVDSAKKKMKKRTGFAPNMSVSQMMVQRERPLNEFKTFEDQKRTASPGSIVQRPANQPCLPFPQQNMLNVIPEEVKQETHVQRSSHYLTVSSGWITQHPENIEMNQKSNQAMPSTVNNALNVGLPVLGTNGQIIGVNTSYNKTPNVKNSMSIIPQNVIEQDRKEDDKELQIKQTKEESQIFCGLNQPLTPEVMQKINEQQQIFIQRNQKQIEVMKGYKTQMTENINKNNQVMQNQFVPQNQLVIQNGAVVKTNSAKTPPWQVKRTDSSTPNSLTSPSPKLQKIDSLDYDVNTNPEETPQTNNFPNNEHSVNQVMCPRVPPLPQHYNMMSQQWPNVDLNKKKGKVNKTPKKKNNQIENKQIVFGNNGMKYLQEQKKTCDDIMSSNVPSFMDDPSGYLAQQTVLLNNTISRQVGVNSAYEGHPYEASTSYNSQNQTEKGKPMTKQYEPINVFRNNMVPNSSPSPHTPDSSIVPEKASENMMSQCCKGCNVTFKGNNCEGETHMRHKFKHNIYQDLDTASPKHGFDESPVTSSTFLERNTLSNENCGPIQAGVVSTSNVSPTETLQPPEPSPTLSNSSRSTDTPHSGGSNGSQQQNCTFPMPSPAYSNSGSCRDNFSSNPSTPSSQGYPYNSSGPPNPQSITGTQMMHFISNHNVNKNLMEVDNISMVGVKPGLRQESFRLEPRRRYENAMPGYCPPPHLGGGPPYSLIQTNYIQTFVTTMASFSVLRDTITSVLAGKANTATTSINASHANFIRPPPPPSVNLATTYAIPNNQPDPFINSVNLPTSYPLHIAGTTAQNMISKSPLEMVQNVISSLPAKPETSNSQSISLTMGKRATPGQIVISSTGQIIVSSNHMPPPPPKNTSAVSQMSNAVTNVTSSVSQMVPAGQSMVNQPTVVVNTLPTPFMIQPPMMAVDGQVVQQNTVLPQIVTGGLVSGQSCETSRQIEVKNGQSFVQGVAMLSPESIKKRSKKKKNQTANITNVLQITAPQQNPNNIMLHSSPQHNTSPQFSPRGFQLSPTNNISPTPMLQALTIVPGKSGTPAHIVMNGQGNSNNLGSQQFITNTSPSQQINLLQPVNLINNASNVMSNFPTFQQFIVPNLGGMVMTADGTTIIQDNSSGMPMQLQLQTVNGQNVLTPVQNQGVFTTGTNSGVVIRQNQQGKIIQSQHSPGAQFLSPNSQVMVNSPNFNGQLSPLLANLSPTNVTFNQNQVRSGNVQAQEFIQTNQIGQTLMVPLSPKQVTIPASNRSNSTFVQQNTTIVQQQTTLVSNSHNSQSTNLQGNSSRFMDAMNKAQKRFIQTETLEDQKERPQSAQIPQEDKVNSEGYKFLNEFSPQMGQEEFSVRHSVSTQTLLNQQRGGKSPSNQAVTGSSPPDTTTHSPLGASEAASPRIYGSRCVSTQGNYADTTTKSPEPADVNSSGMVQCVSSSEQDMAESQERAWTVPRTEQPHDTDASNLLSNMQLMRPNRVESTEMPYLGPAQHQLLPMGSNIYDRPPCYKRKNEFNSYRNEKIMRTTYMKDLEYDMQEKSHYQGTSSGKYDRMGPGHGAEN
- the LOC125063741 gene encoding uncharacterized protein LOC125063741 isoform X3 produces the protein MSGKPASVAAARAGVAGAPRVLLYVAEPRQLEAAAASPDTPPQRLDALYENLPAKTVYNDRNFYKPYSEPDKFVDSQTTFIKEQRSEERPSVKRTTWDSEYLQLDSGEFQRCGTEMPISVPSDSVQNSERDLGKYVNYHLLEQSVTHQSIVNQSINILNRSISDNEGSPQLVRTAEGVVLAVLPSVQESERTTQSEIPQSITVPLGWRRIVNGLSVLYVSPSGTALSTLAQLREYLQTAGTCKCGLPCPLRPETAFSFDPKVVSKPYQAASGAELTKLCNHKRKLLATLQARAQSPATPPPQTEQKKGVDSAKKKMKKRTGFAPNMSVSQMMVQRERPLNEFKTFEDQKRTASPGSIVQRPANQPCLPFPQQNMLNVIPEEVKQETHVQRSSHYLTVSSGWITQHPENIEMNQKSNQAMPSTVNNALNVGLPVLGTNGQIIGVNTSYNKTPNVKNSMSIIPQNVIEQDRKEDDKELQIKQTKEESQIFCGLNQPLTPEVMQKINEQQQIFIQRNQKQIEVMKGYKTQMTENINKNNQVMQNQFVPQNQLVIQNGAVVKTNSAKTPPWQVKRTDSSTPNSLTSPSPKLQKIDSLDYDVNTNPEETPQTNNFPNNEHSVNQVMCPRVPPLPQHYNMMSQQWPNVDLNKKKGKVNKTPKKKNNQIENKQIVFGNNGMKYLQEQKKTCDDIMSSNVPSFMDDPSGYLAQQTVLLNNTISRQVGVNSAYEGHPYEASTSYNSQNQTEKGKPMTKQYEPINVFRNNMVPNSSPSPHTPDSSIVPEKASENMMSQCCKGCNVTFKGNNCEGETHMRHKFKHNIYQDLDTASPKHGFDESPVTSSTFLERNTLSNENCGPIQAGVVSTSNVSPTETLQPPEPSPTLSNSSRSTDTPHSGGSNGSQQQNCTFPMPSPAYSNSGSCRDNFSSNPSTPSSQGYPYNSSGPPNPQSITGTQMMHFISNHNVNKNLMEVDNISMVGVKPGLRQESFRLEPRRRYENAMPGYCPPPHLGGGPPYSLIQTNYIQTFVTTMASFSVLRDTITSVLAGKANTATTSINASHANFIRPPPPPSVNLATTYAIPNNQPDPFINSVNLPTSYPLHIAGTTAQNMISKSPLEMVQNVISSLPAKPETSNSQSISLTMGKRATPGQIVISSTGQIIVSSNHMPPPPPKNTSAVSQMSNAVTNVTSSVSQMVPAGQSMVNQPTVVVNTLPTPFMIQPPMMAVDGQVVQQNTVLPQIVTGGLVSGQSCETSRQIEVKNGQSFVQGVAMLSPESIKKRSKKKKNQTANITNVLQITAPQQNPNNIMLHSSPQHNTSPQFSPRGFQLSPTNNISPTPMLQALTIVPGKSGTPAHIVMNGQGNSNNLGSQQFITNTSPSQQINLLQPVNLINNASNVMSNFPTFQQFIVPNLGGMVMTADGTTIIQDNSSGMPMQLQLQTVNGQNVLTPVQNQGVFTTGTNSGVVIRQNQQGKIIQSQHSPGAQFLSPNSQVMVNSPNFNGQLSPLLANLSPTNVTFNQNQVRSGNVQAQEFIQTNQIGQTLMVPLSPKQVTIPASNRSNSTFVQQNTTIVQQQTTLVSNSHNSQSTNLQGNSSRFMDAMNKAQKRFIQTETLEDQKERPQSAQIPQEDKVNSEGYKFLNEFSPQMGQEEFSVRHSVSTQTLLNQQRGGKSPSNQAVTGSSPPDTTTHSPLGASEAASPRIYGSRCVSTQGNYADTTTKSPEPADVNSSGMVQCVSSSEQDMAESQERAWTVPRTEQPHDTDASNLLSNMQLMRPNRVESTEMPYLGPAQHQLLPMGSNIYDRPPCYKRKNEFNSYRNEKIMRTTYMKDLEYDMQEKSHYQGTSSGKYDRMGPGHASS